The region ttccgcttccTCAAACACACTGACATTCACACCCAagcatacatacacacatagatAAATACATTCTACTAGCTTTTAAGGATAAATCCTAATGTctacttttactttttagcTTTAGCACTGCTATTGTTGTTACTCATATTGCACTccccatcgccatcgccattgcCATCTGCATCCGCATCTGCATCCCTCTCCTTCATGTTGCTACTACTATGGGCTTGAGCACCAACAGCATCGGTGGCTTCCAGCTCCCTGATGGCCATCTTTTGGAAATCACAATCTATGATCCTTTTCCGCTTGCGCAACGGGCGACTGCACTCGGCGGCTGCCTCTTTGGTTTGAATGAGGGTTCGCTTGGTCTGCAACCTGGTGATCTTTAGCTTGGGTAGCTTTTGGCTGTCCACCTCTGGCTCGGATGGCGTCGAGTCCTGGACAATACAATGCGTCTCCGATGAGGAGGACGACGACTCGGGTGAGATGGATGGCGATGCTAAGGTGGTGTTCCTTTCTGGATTAGTCTTTGGTATGGATTTCTTCTCCTCCCCATCCTGatcgttttttaattcctCCTGGGTCTCCTTCGCTGGCTCCTCTTCTTTATTTTCCACCTCCTGATCACTTCTGGTCTTGCTGCAGTCCAGTGGTTGCGGCTGCTCCTGCTGTCCAGGTGCATCTTGTGCTTCTGCTGCAGCACTTGGTGCTGCCCGCTCCTCGTCGAAACGCTTCCTCTGCTCCGGTGTGAGGTGGGCCTTGTAGAAATCCACAACTGGCAGCGGTACTGGAATCGGTATGGGGAGCGGTATGATAATAGGGTAGGGCACCATCACGGTCACTGGCGGAACACCTCCAAGCAAGGCTCCCAGCTCCGGGATTTGTGGCGGAAGCATTGGGGGAAATGGAGGAGGAAATCCTCTAGGGATCATTCCATGAGGCATCGGTGGGAGAAAATGATGCGGTGGAGGTGGTGGACGTGCGCCAAACGGATGACCCATTGGCACTCCGTTCGAGGGCGTGGCAAAATAGCTGGCCGGGATGGCGGTCGGACCTCTGGGCATCGGAGGCTGGGGAGGTAGTGGCGGAGGAgcctgctgttgctgtggcGAATCAGGGATGTTGGGCATCGGCGAAATGGGGGGCAGCGGAACACTGGAGCCACCAAAGTCCGCAGTTAAGGTGGGAGGCTGCTGaagctgctgttgttgttgcgccTGCTGCTGTTTCTGGAGCAAGCTGGCCACAGTTTCAGAGCCAGAAGAAGAGGACAGTCCCCTATGCTGTCGCTTTCGGCGACCCAACTTGGAACCCATTTGCCGGTTAATCGGCGGAGGCGGTGGAGGAGGCACCACGGCTGGACCCGGGCTCTTTTGGGCCAGCAACTTTGAAACGGGCGCCACTGAGATCAGGGGTTTGCTGGGGTTCGGATGACTAGGCGGCGAGTCTGGACACCGATTGGCGACTTGTGCGGCAGAACCAGGTGGTCCCGGCGATACTGAGAGCGTAGAGGCGGGCGAAGCCGAACGACTCCGGCAGTTGCGAAGCCACAAGTCCGGCGTAATCAGCCCAGCCTCGCTTCCTGCATCCAGAGCCTGATCCCGCAGATGCGGATGCATGTCCAGGTGAGCCTGCGTTTCGTGGCAGAATATCTCCATCTTGTACTGGTTGAGGCACTTCTCCGAGCAGAACTGCAGCTGGGAGGCCCCGTCCTGGAAGTCCACATAGCTAACCGCGTGCCGGACGTGCTTGCACCAGTCGCAGGTTTTGGCCTTTTTAAAGGATGCCCGCCGGCTTTGGGCGAAACAGGACTCCGAGCAGTAGCGCGGGCCATCGCTGCTGGTCAAGTAATCCGGAGCATTCTCCGCGATCGGTCGATGACACCAGCAGCAGTTGTTAAAGTCTGCCGAggaaggaaattattaaaaaatttgttagcTGGGATTTTCATAGAAAAAAACTCATTTAAGATAAAATAAACACCTACAATTTATGAATTCTagtctttaattaaaaacatttcgTTTAGAATTTTCCCAGGAATAGAAAAGCATAAATATTGCTTTCCTTGATTTACTGAAATGAAAACCGATTCCTGATGAACTCAAAAATTTTCCTTGGCTGCCGTACAAATTGAGTTTCGGATATCCATTCACCTCCTAATATGGAAGCCCGGCCCATCCCGGCCCGGCCTCCTCACATAGCCTgccaaaaattttgtaaaccaTATTTGGATCTTAATGAATCTGTTATTCGATAATGCAGACGCATCGGCAAACTCCGGCGGGAGTTGGCGGAAAGTTAGTAAAGTTTCGAACCTGTCTGCAACTGAAAATGCCCGTAATGATTGCTGGGATCGAACTGGGGGAAATGGTTTAGGGGGTGGCAGGTATTGAATGTGCCAGTGCCGGAGCAGAAAACTCGAACATATCGAATTTCctaccaaaaacaaaatactcgACTCGATTCAGGTGAAAAGTGCCAAATGGGGTACGAATTGTGGGCGGTCAGGCACATTGTAATTTTTGACTGTTGCCTGTCCATTTTTGGATGCACCCGGTTCGAGGTCGGGTTTCGCATTGAAACTACCATTAAAATTCTGTTGTTTGCCTATGCACTAACTATGCTTAGCACAGATTGAGGAAATTTATTGTTCAACTCACCTATTTTCTCCTCCGAATGCGCCAGCCCGCCTGCCCCCGACGGCTTGCCAATGGAGTTCGGACTCTTGGAGTCCTCCTCCCGGGAGCTGCGAGTGTCGGGATCCGAGGGGGTGGTCGTGGTACTGCTACAATTCAATACACCTCCCTTCCGATTAGGTCCACCGCCAGTTCCTGCTCCCCCAGCTCCATTGTTTTTAAGGCTATTTCCGCTGccattattgttattattatttttataggcTGCGGCCAAAGCACTTCGACTGCTGCGCAGCAAGCTGCTCCTCTTCCTCTCCagatgctgctgctcctgctgctgttgctggtggtggaggcgatgctgctgctgctggttggccgccgcagcggcagcggcactCTGCAGCAGTCGCGATGTCTTGGCGGTCAGATCCAGACGGTCCACATCGACACCCTCGAACCCATACCAGCCGAGCAGTTCGTTCATGGTGTTGTGAGCGAATTCCTGGAAAGgaggaaaaaacaaaaccagaaAGATGAGTGGCTGTTGGCCAGAAATTGCTGACACAATTCCCCAAGTTTCCATTACCAGTGCCCCCCAAGAGACATTCGATATTCTCAGCGATCGAAACAGTTGTACACTTCAATAACTAAACTGCAAGTAAGTCGGCCATAAATTTATCAATTTTGCTACAAATTTTAGGGGGAATACCTCAAGACAACATTTttaatccatatttttcaaatttttgggGGGGGGTACCCCTTGTAATATCCGGTTTTCATATATAGTCCCTTcagatggccatatctttcccaatttctatccgatcccttgatcgatttgtagttcaTTTCTGTatcattttgcatcaaaatctcaaaaCACCTCAAAAATCTCTTTTTgatcaatatttttcaaatttttgggggggtaccccttgtaaaatccggATTTTCATATATAGTCCCTTCAGATGcccatatctttcccaatttctATTCGATCcttaaaaggaataccttgatcgatttcTAGTTCAttttcccatcattctgcatcaaaatctcaaaacaaaattttcgatcgatatttttcaaatttttgtgggggtaccccttgtaaaatcctgATTTTTATATATAGTCCCTTCAGATGtccatatctttcccaatttctatccgatccttaaaaggaataccttgatcgatttcTAGTTCAttttcccatcattctgcatcaaaatctcaaaacaaaattttcgatcgatatttttcaaattttttttgggggtaccccttgtaaaatccagatttttataaatagtCCCTTACGAAGtccatatctttcccaatatTTTTCTGATTATTAATATGAGCACCTGGTATGAATCGTAGTTCAATTCCCTCACATTCAGCatataaatctaaaaacacaatttttaatcaatatttttaaaattttttaataacagCTATTTAATGTTTCTTTCAGTGTCGTGACATCTGAGGCTTACTACTGACAAAAAGGTTTTTTTACTGACTTTTGACCAACTTGAGGTTTTAGTGCCTTTATTCgattgaagaaaataaatcaagagTTACAAGAAGAAAGGATTCCGCGAACTTTCACTTACTATCGATTGGACCCGTTTAATCACCCCCACCCCCTCGATGACCTCTGATCTCAAATGCCCAATTATGCGAACTTGGCTCTTACCATATCAAAGCTTTCGCCTCGGGCCGACAAAGTTGCAATGAAATCGATAGCCCTGATGGAAAAGGCAACGCATCACACCCAACACTTCGTCACCCAACCACTCTTACACCTGTGATTTTGAAAACGTGAGCACACGTTCAGGTAAACAGGTAAGGGAGAACTTCATTACGGCCAGTGGGCCGGACCCATTGGCTTTTTCGGATGGGCGGGAGTGGGTGGCATTTGCATATTTCCTTTGGCAAAGTGCAGGAATCTTTCCTGTTGCTGGGCATCCGACATCGATACCGAATACCACCGGCCCGGCCCAGCCCTGTCGTGTCTGTGTCTTTTATttctgtttaaaaatttaagctaAAATCTTGCGGCTTTTGAAGTTGCTCATTTCTTGCATTCGTATTGCCCCAAAAGGAATGCATGTATTTCTGTGTCGTTTTTTTCCTGTCTGTGTTGCACACAAAAATTTCACACAAGGCTATGAAAGTTTCAAGAACTGAAGATTAGGTTacattccaatttttttttgcttttcgaGTTTTTGTGGCAGAGGCTCTGCAAAAATGGTTTGAAGATTTTGTCCGAGGAATGTTGCCTTTCAGAATGGTATTTATTTAATCATGAAATGCAAgtagaaattttaaaatcaccaGAAATATTCTccaattatatatatttttaaaatactgAAGCCCCTTTAGTCAAGCCCTTTgctttttcggttttttcaTTCCCTTGACTACTTCTGGGGAATTtgaaattactcatacgccatgtggccCCACTCACTGACAGATTTTTGGGGTGGTGGATAGTCTTCAAGTAGTATCCGATGCTAAGATTCCAAGGAAATGGCCACAAATCGGATCGCATCGAAAGACAAAACCACAAGATTGCCCAACGCTGGCCAGATGAATCATCATTGCATCTATCACTGGCACTAGACAAACTGGATATCCCCGAGGACATCCGATACTGTTTGCAAATTAAGCGGTGCTGCCAACTTGCTGACAAATGCAAGTCGTCTAATATACCCCCACCATAGCCCTCCAGACGATACCCATAATACAGCGCTCACACGCTCGCTTGGttatattgttgttgttttatttttgttgcttctCAAGTCGCGTATCGGTGACAATCGCATTCAGGTTTTAGTTGTCTGTCGCTGCGAAAAGAGTATTAAAAATTCGCACGATAAAATCTCCGGGGCcggctggctgactggctggctggctggaggGGTATCGATTACACGCCTCAGGTGCGACCTCGTCGTCCAGGTGGGATTAAGGCGCAAGGGGAGAGCGCAGTGGAGGATGGCGACGCACGCTCGGCTCAAGTTCAGCTTTTGCAGTACGACTGTGCGGTAACCGGAGGAACGCCCGCTCATTCCCTCTCTCTCATTATCCCATGCGCCATCTCTTTCGGCAGCTCGGTTTTTAGTATCATTTGTCTGTTAATTTATGTTCGGTTTTTAATTTCTGATTTGTGCGTTCGTTCAGTTTTCTGCTGTCTGACAGTGGCTCAACGGGTTGAAAGGATACACCGAAAGAAAAAGTCTTAAATCTTGGACTTTTCAAAAATCCTATCACGAAACTGAAATCATTCTATTCCTGGTATctatgataattattatttttaaaatactttaatCTCTTTTTAAATACTACCAATTTTTTCTCTCACTTTATTTTGAGGgaataaaccaaaaaagggGGGACCCGAGACCTCGGATCACACAGCCTCCGATGGAGCGACATTCAAACTCGCGCTGAAATCCTACACCGAAATGcgaataaaaatcaattaattaaaagctgAAATTGTATGCCGTTTGCTGTTTTTCTTGATGGAGTTGGGATCTGATTCTCAGGCCGCCCAgccttacatacatatatacctacTAACTACttatataaaatgtataaaaaaaaataaatatatacgaACGCGTCTACCTTTACATTTTCAATTCGAATTTCCCTTTTTCCCTATGAAAGACCACCCTCCACCCCCGTGGTTAAGCAATCAGATCTGCATGGATTCTTGGCTGGCTTTTCATttggaataattttttttttgtcgtaaTTATTGCTCAATCCAGTGGATACATTTGCCATACTCGTTCTGTTTCTGACTGTTCAAGTTTTCtgaggatttttttttttcgcttttccaTTTTGCAAAATCTCAACTTACAAAAACATATcggattttcgtttttattatgAATCGTAATGAACCGACTTGACGAGTGAGAAGCGGGAACTGAGAACTGGGAACCAAGTTCGTTCTTTGTCTGGCATTCAatgcaccgaaaaaaaaacatatcaGTTTGGTAGTCCTATATCATTTAATGTTTTATGAACCAAAACTTtaagataaaaaataatttcccaTTATCGATTGGAATTGATTTCGTGTCCTGACCTAGTTCTTATATCCAAGGAAGCTTATCCCGCTGCAGTGGGGTAAGACCACCGTCTTCGTGTTATGCGAGTCGCTCACATTAATACACGTCTACGGTTACCGGCGAGGAAACCTAATAGAATAATGTTAAGTACCCGGCGACGGCAGCACTGGCAATGCCAAAGTAACTACGACAACCCAGCTGTGGAGACACCGACCAGGGTCCGGGTCCGGATCCGTTGCCCAAAGAAGGCCGGGGAGGTGGCAACCGACCGGCAACCCAATACGCTTATAATAACTCACCCTGAACCCAGTAAACTGAACTGAGTCTAAGGCAAACTAAAACCGAGCTGCAACAGAGCACCCAGAGCTTGTGTCCGGACAGAACCCAATCCCAATTCCAACTTCCAAGCCCCCCTCGAACaccaccccaaaaaaaaaaaatatatatatagtggAAACAACACCCAATGGCAACAAATTCTAGAATTACGCTAGTTTTCTCAGACATACATACAAACGGGTATGGGTTTCAGTGTTTCAGTGAGTCGAGCACAAAGTCAGTCGGTTTTTAGTCTGTTGTAATCAAATATCGATAGCTCAGGATTGAATGACACGCGTCCTTCTTTTGAATTCTTACATGACATACTTGGCCTTTTGAGTTTTCAGTTCTGTTTTCTTCTGTCTCCTCGGCAACCTaatacattattttattttaatgtataGCAGATACAATTGCAGACAGTGGGATCTTGAGACAAGAAGGAACTAGGTAAAAGCACTCGAGAACTACGAGCAATCCCTATAAGCCCCCTTAGGTATACTACAATTTTCTGAAAGTATCAAAAGCTAAGAGGATCTAACCAGGTACCAGGTATCATATAGTTTATAACTTTTATagattataatatttaaaatatattcccTTTGGGTATTAGACTAAAATTGAAAAGTATTATATTTCACTAACTGCATTTTGAAGCTTCTGACTTGCTCATCCATTTACCAATCCAGCCACCCTCCAGCCCACACAGCCGATTGTCTTCTGGCCACTCGTGTTGGCCCGGCCATCGGCAGTGGCTCGAATTAATTTAACGCTATTTAAATTTGAGCCACTGCTGGTGGGGCAGTAGCAGAAAGGTAATGCTGCATGCCACCTGCCCTCAGCATAGGATGCCTCACGTTACGTTCGCCCTGCTCTTTGTGCACTACCAGTACCACGTCCCCTGCCCTAGCCTGCACCCTGGCCATCTCTATCGCACCTTTGGAGCTCTGGTTCCCGGGTGTTTTGTGTAGAATTTATCATATTCTATTTTGTTTGTAACTCAATCTGCGGCGCTGTTATTAAAGTTCTGCTGCTGCGGCGACATTTGAGCTAAGCTGccaccactgccactgccacttcGACTGCCGCTCCCGCTCCCGGTACCGCTGCTCCGCCCTTCCCCTTTGTGGCCCTGAGTGGCTGCCTGTCATTGTGTTGTGGCCCCTCAAAGTCTCCCCGTTCTATGCGCCGCATCACTGTGAAAGTAATCCAATCCCGATGGCTCGGAACCCTGGCCCGGGCTATATAGTATGCCATGCTCGTTGGAGTCTGCCATCACTTAACTCGGGAGCTACGGTGTGTAGGCGTTGAAAATTATGTGGGTACATCAATAGTTAGAAGATGGTCAGGATTAAATCCAATATGTTGAAAAATCATTAAGAAAAACCTCTTTTACAGCTTATATCCTGGCTTTTCTAATTTCCTCCTTCGTAGGGTTATTGATTTCAGTTATTGATGAGCCACCTTTCACACTTTCCCCACTCCTTGTACCTACTACTACTCGTTTATTAATGTGCCTCAAAGACATGCTCTTTGGTAAATACATGTCCGTATGTATATCGCCCAGCCTCTCCTGTCGCAAAAGCGGAAACCTTGAAGGATATCACCTTACCACAGTCCTATCAAATGGCACCCATGGAGCGGACTcaatttattgttgttgtttaattacgttgtgtgtgtgtgttgttttcGGCTTGCCTTCGGGGGccattaaatataaaaatttgtcCTGCTTCTGGTTGTCTTTGCACCAAATGCAGCTTGTAATTATAACAAGGGAGCCCGGAGCGAGTTGAGGCTAAAAACTGAAGCtcaaactgaaactgaaactgaaactgggTGAggtaagcaaaaaaaatgaaggtaTGAATtacacaaaattttaattgatattttttagcCGGCAAAGTGTTGCACACACAAAGCAGGTGAGGATGACATTGAGAGCTTGAATGAAAGGAAATTTTTGTagccaaaattaaaaaaagaggaCTATGACTGATTAATAAACCTTCTGAAAAGTCGCTCTAAGCTATTACAAGTGAGACAAAGTCCCCTGTTCATCTAGACAACCAGTCGTATATCTTGATACTCGGTTCCCAAGCCCCCGAGAAGCACattcattataataattttggttttggccaatgtttttgtttttgttattgtttctcCCTCTTCATGCCTGACAATAAGTATCATTGC is a window of Drosophila bipectinata strain 14024-0381.07 chromosome 2R, DbipHiC1v2, whole genome shotgun sequence DNA encoding:
- the Sobp gene encoding sine oculis-binding protein homolog isoform X1, whose translation is MMKIGSCKNPAEMSAKTSPSSSRDASVGGAANVVLPSSVQIKKELPSDEIKEFAHNTMNELLGWYGFEGVDVDRLDLTAKTSRLLQSAAAAAAANQQQQHRLHHQQQQQEQQHLERKRSSLLRSSRSALAAAYKNNNNNNGSGNSLKNNGAGGAGTGGGPNRKGGVLNCSSTTTTPSDPDTRSSREEDSKSPNSIGKPSGAGGLAHSEEKIDFNNCCWCHRPIAENAPDYLTSSDGPRYCSESCFAQSRRASFKKAKTCDWCKHVRHAVSYVDFQDGASQLQFCSEKCLNQYKMEIFCHETQAHLDMHPHLRDQALDAGSEAGLITPDLWLRNCRSRSASPASTLSVSPGPPGSAAQVANRCPDSPPSHPNPSKPLISVAPVSKLLAQKSPGPAVVPPPPPPPINRQMGSKLGRRKRQHRGLSSSSGSETVASLLQKQQQAQQQQQLQQPPTLTADFGGSSVPLPPISPMPNIPDSPQQQQAPPPLPPQPPMPRGPTAIPASYFATPSNGVPMGHPFGARPPPPPHHFLPPMPHGMIPRGFPPPFPPMLPPQIPELGALLGGVPPVTVMVPYPIIIPLPIPIPVPLPVVDFYKAHLTPEQRKRFDEERAAPSAAAEAQDAPGQQEQPQPLDCSKTRSDQEVENKEEEPAKETQEELKNDQDGEEKKSIPKTNPERNTTLASPSISPESSSSSSETHCIVQDSTPSEPEVDSQKLPKLKITRLQTKRTLIQTKEAAAECSRPLRKRKRIIDCDFQKMAIRELEATDAVGAQAHSSSNMKERDADADADGNGDGDGECNMSNNNSSAKAKK
- the Sobp gene encoding sine oculis-binding protein homolog isoform X2 is translated as MSAKTSPSSSRDASVGGAANVVLPSSVQIKKELPSDEIKEFAHNTMNELLGWYGFEGVDVDRLDLTAKTSRLLQSAAAAAAANQQQQHRLHHQQQQQEQQHLERKRSSLLRSSRSALAAAYKNNNNNNGSGNSLKNNGAGGAGTGGGPNRKGGVLNCSSTTTTPSDPDTRSSREEDSKSPNSIGKPSGAGGLAHSEEKIDFNNCCWCHRPIAENAPDYLTSSDGPRYCSESCFAQSRRASFKKAKTCDWCKHVRHAVSYVDFQDGASQLQFCSEKCLNQYKMEIFCHETQAHLDMHPHLRDQALDAGSEAGLITPDLWLRNCRSRSASPASTLSVSPGPPGSAAQVANRCPDSPPSHPNPSKPLISVAPVSKLLAQKSPGPAVVPPPPPPPINRQMGSKLGRRKRQHRGLSSSSGSETVASLLQKQQQAQQQQQLQQPPTLTADFGGSSVPLPPISPMPNIPDSPQQQQAPPPLPPQPPMPRGPTAIPASYFATPSNGVPMGHPFGARPPPPPHHFLPPMPHGMIPRGFPPPFPPMLPPQIPELGALLGGVPPVTVMVPYPIIIPLPIPIPVPLPVVDFYKAHLTPEQRKRFDEERAAPSAAAEAQDAPGQQEQPQPLDCSKTRSDQEVENKEEEPAKETQEELKNDQDGEEKKSIPKTNPERNTTLASPSISPESSSSSSETHCIVQDSTPSEPEVDSQKLPKLKITRLQTKRTLIQTKEAAAECSRPLRKRKRIIDCDFQKMAIRELEATDAVGAQAHSSSNMKERDADADADGNGDGDGECNMSNNNSSAKAKK